The region tcttctggacccagggattgaacccaggtctccctcattgcaggtgtctgagccaccaggatttaATAACCAACTGGAAATGgcggggggatggggaggggggtggggggaggaaggggTGAGAGCCTGAAAGGAGGTCAGAGTGGCTCTTCCACTTGTCTGGATTATCCTGAGGCAACTGGCTTCTGCACgtctagcctcagtttccttacctgtaaaacaaagataataacCCCTGTCCTGCGCTCCTGACAGGGTTACTTGACAGCGTCAAATGGGTGGAAGGGTGGGAGGGCAATTTATGTTTATAAAGGGCCAAGAAGGTGGGCGGCTGAACTCTGGGTGGGGGGTTATTATCTCGAGTTACACGCTGACCCCTCCCACGCCGGCCCGGACCAGACGCTCTGACTTCCGCCCCCAGGCCCGTGGGAGCTCCAAATGATCCAGGTCTCCTACTTCCGCAACCCCTCTCAAGTGTGGCACCGGGGCAACGCGACGCTGGGGGGGGTCCTGACGCACGTGCTGGAAGGCCCAGGCCACAACGTCTCGATCCAACAGTTGCAGCCCTTGCAGGAGCCCGACAGCTGGGCACTCACGAAGAGATACCTGAATCGCTACCTGGAGGAGTTCGTGGGCTTGGTGCAGGTGGTGCACCAGGAGCGGGGCGTGACCTGTGAGTGACGCACACGGGGGCGGGGCTGGCGAGGGCGGGCCCTTGAGGTGGGAGGCGTGGCCTGTGGGCGGGCCACGAGGGGGGCGGGCTTATGGAAGAACGAGGCGGGGCCGAGTACTTGGGATGGGCGTCCCCGCCCGGCGTTGCCTTTGCTGATTTGCTGGGTGGGTGCTTGAGGCTGGAGAAGAGTCGGTATCCTAGCTGACGTACTGTACTTTCCGTCAGGCCCTTTTCCTGCTTGGCAAGACTTCGAGGGGGTCCCTGTTGGGAATCCCTGTCCCTGGTCCACCTTACACCCTGATCTCCGTTTCCCCCTCACACCTGACACCTTTTCCACACTGTCCCCTGATCCTGAATCCCCTACCTACAGTTCCTCTGATCATTCGCTGCTCCCTGGGCTGCGAGTTGCCTCCTGAGGGCTCGGAAGCCCGTGTCTTCTTCGAAGTGGCTGTGAATGGAAGCTCCTTTGTAAATTTCCAGCCGAAGACAGCCTCATGGGTGGCGGAACCTCATGCACCGTCCAGAGTGGTCACCTACACGGTTGACCAGCTAAACAAGTACAATCGAACTCGGTACGAACTGCGGGAATTTCTACAGGACACCTGTGTGCAATACATACAGAAACACATCACCGCGAACAACTTGAAAGGTATGATGGGCTCAGGGAGGGACCTATGTGTTGGGTGGGTTCCAAGAAAAGGGGTGGAACTGAAAGATGGATACCTTGAGCAACAGGAGGCCCAGGGCTGGCGATTTGGGACTGAGTACACACATGTGAATTGGTAAACTAGCCCCTCCCCTACTTCCTTTGGGGAAGAAATCCTTTGGGGTTTGACTCAAACCATGGACTCACTTGTTTGGGGGTATGTTCTTCAAGCTAACTCTTCCCACGTTCAGCAGGAAGCCAAACAGGCCGTTCCTACACTTCACTGGTCCTGGGCGTCCTGGTGGGCTGTTTCATCGTCACTGGAGTGGCTGTAGGCATCTTCCTGTGCACAGGTGGACGGCGGCGGTGTTGATTATCTCCAGCCCTCGCTGGAAAAAGGCTAGACTGATTCAGCTCACTGCAGAACTGTGCAAACTCTCCGTCTGGGACATTATATTCCAGAAGATTTAGAGTGGCAGCTCATTTCTTCTCTGAGATCTGCCCGCCAAGAGtttgggggaaggaaggagaggagcctAGGCAGACAGGGTACTCGACTTGCTAAGAACCAAAGAACTCCTATATTTTGCTGAATTGGTCTGGGAAGTAAATGCTTATTTGTAGTTGTGGAAAACAGATGATGGAGTTGGGGCAACAGAGGTGGTCTATGGCCCTTCTTTCAAAGACAGAATCTGAGGCATTCAAAACACACAACCAAGTAAAACAAGTCATCCGCAACCCAAATAACCAACATTCTGTGCTTTCAGTTATGTTAGTTAGATTTGGGAAGAGACACTGGTGCAATAGAGGTAGTGGTAACCAGAGAAATGATGGAAGTGTGAAATTCAAGTAATATGGGACCAAGGAGTTATTAAGTaatcaataataataactaataaaaTTCCTTACTTATGTATACAGCATTATTATTTCCTCTACTTTGCAAAACTTTGGGGAAAGTAGCTCATACCGCCCCCCGACCCCCGCCTTTTCTTAAGAAAGAgagaacttctttttttaaaaaaaatacttatttggctgtgccaggtcttaattacaacatgtgggatctttagttgcagcatgtgggatctagttccctaaccagggaattccttaacCTATACCCTTTGCTTCTACTTCCTCATCTCATACTCACTATCCAATCCACTGCAATCTGACTTGTCTATAAACTGCTCTAAGATCATCAGTGACCTCTACATGTGAAACCTTCATCTTCCATGACATTTGCAACAATTCACTTTGTGGACTAGGAATTTCTTTTCACCCTAACTTCTGAGATAGCATActtctcacttttaaaaactgttctgGCCACTCAGTCAGTCCATTTGTATGTGTCAGGTTCCTCAATTCACCTTTGAAATGTTGACTTccttaaaaattccttttttggCTCCTTTTGTCCCCCCTTAAACTGTACCATTTCCGGTGACCTATTAACTTCCATGACTTCAAATACTGTCTACATATGGTGGTTTCTGTGAGGAAACATCATGATGTCTTTGAGAGCATGTGCTTTGTCATAAGACAGACTCAAGTTTTACCTCCTTGAGCCAGGCACTTAACTTCCTCACTTCATAAACAAAAggtataataaaatatacaaaaagggTGTAATAAATAACCCTTAAGGGTATAACAATACCTACCTCATAGAGGCATTATgagtattaaattttatatatatataagataaatgggctttctggtggctcagcagtaaagaaactgcctgcagtgcagaagtgggttcgattcctgggtcgggaagatcccctgaaggaggaaatgacaacccactctagttttcttgcctgggaaatcccatggacaaaggagcctggcgggttacagttaatgggggtcacaagaggcagactcaacttagtgactaaaccaccaccctaCCACCATATAAGACAATACATGTATACTTAATAAATCTGGCACTTGCTGCTGAGCTCCTGATCCACCCGTATTTGCCTTGATTTTTGAAATCATCTCTACCTCAATATTTTGCAGACATTTCAAAGTCAACATGTTCAAAATGAAATTCCTTATCTATCTCTTCAATCCTGTTCTCTCTCATCTGTTGTTTATTCCAGGTTAAACAGAATTACCATCAAATCATATCAATGTAGAGACCTCAGTGTTAACCTTTGTTTACTCCCCCTACATCCCCACCTACAAAATACAGTATCTGTAgaatcctttccttcctttccactCTATTGCTTTGTTCACAAGGTCACAATTCATCTCTTTCTCTGGTAGGCACAACAGGTGTCCCACCCAGTTTTGCCTTCAAGGAAAGATGTACTGTTTAGCTATAGAGAGTATAATCAGCAGATAACCTCTAAAGGCTCCCGTTCCTTTAGTGTCTGTCTCACTGCTGAGCACAGTCCTGCACAAGGTCATGCTCATCCTGGGAGTGTTCTCACCCAGTGACTGAGCAAAGCCAGGGTATAAAGTATAAAGGTTCAGCCATTCTGACCCACTGTAtttcttctaaattttatttgtttatggctgtgctgggtctttgttgtgtgcTCgggttctctctagttgtggcaggtgggggctACCCTTCGTTGCAGTGtataggcttctcattgcgatggcttcccttgttgtgaagcacagtctctaggctcacaggcttcagtggttgcagcacttgggctcagtagttgcgattcacaggctccagagtgccGGCCCAGTGGTTGTGACACACGGGCTTACTTGTTCCagcgcatgtggaatcttcttggaccagagatcaaacttgtttcctgcttggcaggcagattcttaaccagtggaccaccagggaagtcactgaaATACAGGGAAACACCACTGTATTTCTGATGAGCTGTATTTACTCCAGAGCTCCCCACCAGGTTGGAGGAAGGGGAAAAGGCACTCCTCTTGAATTGTagcaggaccctcggtgttcctctcaggtggagacgggtatgtcggggaacttcttgagttgacgcaagggtgttaaggaccctttcgcgGTTCAAGAgtgaaggtgtgatttccctcgagacgccacagcggaaaagggcctcatctcgcctggaagggagaacctcctggtttttctcgagttgcggcaggttcctctcgagttacgacggggacctcagggacctccttgtgtgtggcctcaggaaaggccagtctccatgccagTTAGAggggcctctcgtgattcctatcTAGTCGGTGCGAAGAAACCAGCCTGGGTCTTTGTCAGACCTACATTATAGtttgatttctcttttcagtCCTATTTCCTGACCCTAGTTAATGTCTTGCACTTCAAATCCTGTCTTGGCATCTGCTTCCCAAAGTTCCAACCTGTGACTGactctctctgtgtctgtttccaaACTGAGAAAATTTCTCAGTCTTTTGACTAGACCATGATGATAGACTCTTCCTCATTTTTGTAATGATCTAGTTAAGGAAACCACAGCTGGAGTCACTGCTTTCATCACCACTGCATGGTGTCATCTTAAAGAAATTCTACCCTGTGTCTTACACTATTTGTTCAAGATTCAAAGTCCTGGTGTGAGCATTCAAATGGCCATGCCTGGATCATGTTGCCTTTGCCATAGTTACAAgggggtgatggagagggaaactTTAagcatctttggtttctcttgtGGGAGGTGGGACCCTATCTCTCATTAAGATTTGCACAGAGGACAGGCTTTCAGATGTtggcaaaccaaaacaaaaccctaaatGTTCCTATATCTCTTAttgtatttactcatttatttatcaatGCATTTATTCATCCAGTAAATGTTTTGTCAGTACGAAACTAAATGATTAAGACATGATCCTTCTTGAGGAGCTCATTGTTTACTTGGCAAGATAAAacatacacaaataaaaataatacaagacAAGGGACTtccacggtggtccagtggttaagaatctgccttgcaatgcaggggacttgggttcaatccctggttggggaactaatatcccacatgccacggggcaactaagcccacagactgcagctactgagcccacatgctctggagcccatgcacctcgactagagaaagcccaagcacgacagcaaagacccagggccaaaaaaaaaaaaaagtgttgagaTATCCTAATATCTGGAAGAAACATATAAAGATGCTATGGTGTGATTTACAtagtgctttatagtttttaaattctttaacttTCATGTATAGTTTAATACAGCATAAGATCTCTTAAGAAAGGCAGTCTCCTCATTTTAAATTAGGAAACAGGCTTAGTTAGAAGAGTAAAAAGTAAAGTAAGTAAACAAAGTAAGTGGGAGAGTGAGAATTCAAACCCATGCCTTCATGTTCTAGAATTTATGCTTTTTCAACTCTTTCCAAAATAGAGCATCAGAGGAATGTGTGGGGGGAAGGGATGGGTTTTATGGAGGGTAAGATCTGACTGTGCACAGATAGAAAACATTGAGCAGCCTAAATAATCGCTTAGAGTTAGAAAAAAAACAGAGTAGATGTGAGGAAGGATAACCAGCCCAGTGGGGCTAGAGAATAGGAGAGTGGAAAATGAGACTCGAGAGTAGGCTGGGGTTTTGTTGTACTGAACCTCTAATACCTGGTGAAGGAGTGTTCTCtagctggttaaaaaaaaaaaaaaaaaaaaaaaacctggaaaattATCACATGTTGTTGGATAGAAAACTGCTGaagttttctttcccctttcagCTGcattgtacttatttatttatttcggacacaccctgcagcatgtgggatcttagttccctgagcagaggcagacCCCTGTCCCCTtgcagtgggagcatggagtcttaaccactggcccgccagggaagtcctcggcTGCAGGTAGACTAAGACCCATCGACCCTAAGTTTAAGGGCCTGGCATGGACACATCCAGATCAAGACTGTACCAACCCTTCTCCCAAGTGAGGAGGCAAAACGGaaaggagaaggtgggaagaaACCAGCCTGGAAGAGTGAAGTCTTGAAGTGTGAGTCAGATGTACTAATGCTCTGAGATGTTACATCATCCGTTTCATCAGTGCTGGAGCTGCAGTAGTTCAGGCTTTCACCAACTCTAACTTGAATTGTTAGAATTAGATCTGACTCTCTTTTAGTCCCCTCGAAAAGTTGCCATCAGAATGCTTTTGATAACATGCCAGTCTTCAGTTCAGAATTCTTTAGTTCTTCCATTGTGTATAGGATAAAATCTAAATTCCTTAGTTTGGAGTTCAGGACTCTCCATAAACCAGCACCAACCTATCTTTTCTCTAGCTTCATCTTCAACCCCTCTGTCTCAGTCTGttcagactgggtggcttaaacgaaaaacatttatttctcacagttctcaaAGCTAGGAAGTTCAAGACTGAGCTGTTGGCATACTCAGTGTCTGATGAGGGCCTACTTCTTGGTCCACAGGTGCCCATCTTCTTAGTGTCCTCATAAGGTAGAACTGGGGAGGGGGCTCTCTGGAGTCTCTTTTCTAAGGGTACTGATCCcattcatgacctaatcacctcccaaatgtCCCACCTCCACATACCACCACAATgaggattaggtttcaacatctGAATTTGGGAgggggagacacaaacattcagtctacagTACCCTCCCCCTCTCTCAACCTGCCTTCTATCCCCTTCAAGCCACCCTTGTTTCCCCACCATACCTTGTCCTTTCTGGTCGTGCCATTTCATGCCatgttcttttctctccctgGCAAATTCCTATCCAGCAATAATAGTTGCAGGCTTCAGTActccatttttaaataattacagaAAATCAATGACACAGAAGACTTGAACAATATAAACCAACTAGACCTAATACACATCTATAGGGTTCTCCATCCTACAAcagcagaatatatattcttctcaAGTTTACATGGACCATTTTCAAGGACAGATCATGTGTTAGGCCATGAAACAAGTCtcgataatttaaaaagaaaatcattaaaagtATGTTCTTTGGGATTAAGTGGGATTAAGTTggaaatcaataaaaagaaaatttggaaaattcacagATTTGTATGTAAACAACACattcctaaattttaaaatgggccaaaaaaaatTTCGTGAGCTAAACTAGAAAATAGTTTGAGGTGAGTGAAACATCTCAAAACTTATGAGATGTAGCTAGATTAGTTACAGATGGGGGAAATGTATAGGTTTAAGTgcctatattaaaaaagaaggaatagcTCAAATCAGTAACCTAACCTTCCATCTAAGAAGCTAGAAGAAGAGGAGCAACTTCAACCTAAATCTAGTAGAAGAATGGAATTAATAAGCTTTAGAGTAGATAAGTGAAATAgagactataaaaaataaaacaggagttgatctttgaaaaaataaacaaatttgacAAAACTTTTAGctagacttatcaagaaaaaagagaagatcaAGTTACAAATATTATCACAGAAATTAAAATGATTGTAAGGAATAGTACAAACAACTGTATGTCAACAAATTAGATACCACTGATGAAACTGACAAATTCCTAAAAAGTACAAACAACTGACCCAGACTAAGAAgacatgaaaatgtaaaaatagacTTATAACAAGCAAAGATGTTGAATTAGCAATTTTTAAACTTCCCACAAAAAAATGCCAGCCCAGGCCCAAAttacttcactggtgaattctaccacaTTTAAAGAACTAACATTAATCCTTgataaactctttcaaaaaataggAGAGGGAACACTTTCCAGGTCATCCTATGAAGCCAGTATTACTTTGAGACCAAAACCAGATAGAGAATTATAAGACAGCTACAGCTATCTAATTAATAGAGacacaaaaattcttaacaaagtaCTAACAAATTGAAtccaacaaaatataaaaaggatgacacaccatgatcaagtaaaatttattccagggataaaTATATGGCTCAATTTATGAAAGTCAGTCTGTGTAATACACcatatcaataaaatgaaagacaaaatcaACCCAGTCAGTAGATGAAGAAAgagcatttgataaaatccaaTACCTTGTATGAAAAACACACTTAACAAATtagaaacagaagagaacttGTTCAACCTTATAAACATTATCTAcagacaagcccacagctaacatcatacttaacgTTTTccctaaaatcagaaacaacaaGAATTTCTGCTCtacctacttttaaaaaatactgtatcaATACTTCAGGTTCTACAGGTAAGAATAAAATCAGGCAAGAAAAAAGGAACCTAGATtggaagggaagaaatgaaagtATATCTATTCAGAAATGACATGATTTTATATGTGGAAAATCTTAAAGAATCTACTAAAAATAACTATTAGAGCTAATAAACAAGTTTGGCAACATTGCagaatacaagatcaatatataaaaacaaattgtAATTCTATGCACTAGCAATAAACCATCCAATAattaatttaagaagaaaaatcccTTTAGAAtagcatgaaaaagaataaaatacttaaaaataaatttaacaaaaagagCATAcgatctttaaaacaaaaagtaaaaatctttattgaaaaaaattaaagaagttctaaataaattaaaaacagccTGTATTCCTTGATCAGAGACTTAATATATTAAGGCAGCAATAGTCTCCAAactaatctacagattcaatgcagacTCTATTAAAATCTCAACtgctttttttttggtagaaattggtaaaattcatatggaagtgCAAGAGACCCAAAATAGCTcacaaaaatatattgaaaaaaaagttGAGGACTAACACTTCTTGATttaaaaacttactacaaagctacaatgaTCCACAGAGTATTTTACTGGCATAacaacagacatatagatcaatgggaaaGGACAGAGACTCCAGAAATCAACCCTTTTATCATGGTCAACTGATTTTCTCCAATTTGCTAAcataattcaatggagaaagaataattttttcaataaatggtgctgggatgGCTGGATAtcaacatgcaaaagaatgaagtcagaaTTCCAACCTTACACTAAAAacacaaattaactcaaaatggatcaaagtaCGAAATATAAGCcatgaaactcttagaagaaaacgtAAGTGTAAATACTGGCCTAAGATTGGGTGGTGATTTCTTAGCTATGATACAAAATGTACAGGCAACAAAGGAAGATAACAGATGAATTgcacttcatcaaaataaaatactttgtttCACAAAGTATTGTGTGTTTGCTTCACAACACACTATcgataaaatgaaaacatatcccACAGAATAGAGGAACATATTTGTAAATCGTATATCTAATAAGGATCTAGTATcgagaatatataaagagctcttataacacaaaaataaaaggataatccaatataaaaacaagcaaaaaatttGAATAAGCATTTCTTAAAGAATATATGTCAGTGgtcaaaagcacatgaaaagatgttcaacatcattaatcattcagttcagttcagtcgctcagtcgtgtccaactctttgtgaccccatgaaccgcagtacaccaggcctccctgtccatcaccaactcccggagttcacccaaacccatgttggaaatgcaaattgagGCTAtactgagataccatttcacaccatcaagaatggctaaaatttaatGACAGACAATAAAccagtattggtgaggatgtggagaaagtggAACCCTCAGACACTGCTgttggaaatataaaatggtacgCCTACCTTGGAAGACATTGAATAGTTCCCAAAGAGTTAAACGTACTTTTCaattgactcagcaattccattcctggaatGTACtcaagagaattgaaaatatgTCTACACAAATGCTtctacataaatgttcatagcagtattgttcataacagccaaagggtggaaacaattcaaatatctatcagttgatgaatggataaacaaactgtggtgtgTTTCTACAACAGAATATTGCATAGCCATAAAtatgaatgaagtactgataatgtgctacaacatggataaaccttgaaaacattatgataaatgaaagaagccagttacaaAGAAACACAtcttgcatgattccatttacctgaaatgtccagaataggaaaTCCATAGATATAGAAAATACATTGGTGGTGCTTAGTGTTGGGAGGAGGAGGTGTTGAGAGAAAGTGACTGCTAAAGGATACAGGGTTACTTTCTGGGGTAATTACAATATTCTAAATTTGGACTGTGATGATAGTTGCACAAGATAGAGAAAACACTGAATTGCATtctttaaatggatgaattttatggtatgtgagttATATCTCAATGCAGGTGTACCTTGTTTTACTGTGTTTTGCTTTATTACACCTCACAGATGTTGTAGAGTTgtgggtttgtgttttttttattcttttttttttaattggagtataattgctttacaatgttgtgttgctttctgccgtacaacaaggtgaatcagccatgctgctgctgctgctgctaagtcacttcagtcatgtctgactctgtgtgaccccgtggacagcagcccaccaggctcccccatccctgggattctccaggcaagaacactggagtgggttgccatttccttctccaatgcatgaaagtgaaaagtgaaagtgaagttgctcagtggtgtccgactccatCAGCCATAaggatacatatatcccttccctttagAGTATCTCtcccattccccaccccacccctctaggtcatcacagagcaccagactgggagTTGttttatacagcaacttcccactagctatctattttacatattgcagtttttttacaaactgaaggtttgtggcaaccctgcattgagCAAGTCTACCAGAggcatttttccaacagcatttgcttacCTCCTGTCTTTGTGTCACATTTTTGttaattctcataatatttcaactttttcatcattattacATCTGTTATGGTGGTCTGTGATcactgatctttgatgttactgttgTAATTGTTTGGGGGCTCCATGAACTCTGCTTATATAAGATGGCAAACTTATTAAATGTGTGTGCTCCACCAACTGACCGTTCCTCTGTCTCACTCCCTTTCCTTGGGCCTCTCTATTCCCTGAGACACAGcagtattgaaattaggccagtaATAATCCTACAATGGCTTCTAAGTGTTTACATGAAAGGAAAAGTTCTGCATTTCTCACATTAAATCAAAAGTTAGAAAATATCAAGGTTAGTGAGAAAGGCATATTGAAAG is a window of Budorcas taxicolor isolate Tak-1 chromosome 13, Takin1.1, whole genome shotgun sequence DNA encoding:
- the PROCR gene encoding endothelial protein C receptor isoform X2, whose translation is MLTTLLPLLPLLLPGWALRSQEASDGPWELQMIQVSYFRNPSQVWHRGNATLGGVLTHVLEGPGHNVSIQQLQPLQEPDSWALTKRYLNRYLEEFVGLVQVVHQERGVTFPLIIRCSLGCELPPEGSEARVFFEVAVNGSSFVNFQPKTASWVAEPHAPSRVVTYTVDQLNKYNRTRYELREFLQDTCVQYIQKHITANNLKGSQTGRSYTSLVLGVLVGCFIVTGVAVGIFLCTGGRRRC
- the PROCR gene encoding endothelial protein C receptor isoform X1, which encodes MLTTLLPLLPLLLPGWALRSQEASDGPWELQMIQVSYFRNPSQVWHRGNATLGGVLTHVLEGPGHNVSIQQLQPLQEPDSWALTKRYLNRYLEEFVGLVQVVHQERGVTFPLIIRCSLGCELPPEGSEARVFFEVAVNGSSFVNFQPKTASWVAEPHAPSRVVTYTVDQLNKYNRTRYELREFLQDTCVQYIQKHITANNLKAGSQTGRSYTSLVLGVLVGCFIVTGVAVGIFLCTGGRRRC